The nucleotide sequence ACCGCCTGTACATCACGGAGGCCGGGGCCTACCTCTGGTGGTCAAGCGTGGCGGGCGacgacagcgacggcgacggccCCGCGCCCGCACCCGCATCCGCCGTCGCGGTCCTCCTCGACAGCGGCAACCTCGTAGTGAGGGACCAGGCCAACTCGTCGCGGGTCCTGTGGCAGAGCTTCGACTACCCCGGCGACGCGCTGCTCCCCGGCGTGAGGCTCGGGCTCGACGGGGACACCGGGAACGACGTCTCGCTGACGTACACCAACACGAATTGGTTCAGCACCTCAGCATCAGCGTCGACCAGCAGCCTCAGCGTCGACCAGCGCAGGAGGAACGGGTTCGTGCTCGCCACCGACGGTTGGGACGTCCTCCGGGGAACCTTCCCGGAGTGGATGGTGTCTTCTCAAGATAACGGCAGTTCACTGTTGCTGCTCAAAAATCGTCCGGGCGCAGGCATGGAGGAGCACTTGCGGCTCCATCTGGGGCAAGTGAGCCTACGGAGCTGGTCGAGTTCTGCTGGCTGCTGGGTGGCCCGCTGGACCTTCCCTTCCGACTGCAAATCCAACGCCTTCTTCTGCGGCCGTTTCGGCGCCTGCACGAGCAACGGCACGTGTGGCTGCGTCCACGGATTCGAGCCTTCGAAACCATCAGAGTGGCAGCGTGGATACTTTGTGGACGGATGCTCGAGGTCTCGTCCACTGAGGTGCACGGCAGAGGGTGACGAAGGTTGCAGACAAGCCGACTCGTTTGTGCTGCTAGACAACCTGCTAGGGCACCCTTGCAACTCGCAGAACGACACGGCAGAGGGTGACGAAGGTTGCAGACAAGCCTGTCTGAGCAAATGCTACTGCGTCGCATACGCGTATGACGACGACTCTGGATGCAAGCTATGGTACAACTACCTGTACAACGTGAGTTTCGCTGCTCCACGGGGCTACCATTCTTGCAAACAtgcaggcgccgccgccggtggtACGGCCATCAGTGCAGCATAGGGGTGCCGTGGACACGGATCTTGCGCTTGGCCTGGCGGCGACGAGGCCAGCGTGTGAGACGGACGACAAGCTGCTCGTGAGACGGCTCACGGAGGCGGTGAGGTGGCAACCCGAGGCTGCTGCTGCAGTGGCCAGTACGATCGCGAAGGCCAAGTCCGGCGAAGCCAGGCGGCGCGGCAAGGCCGACGTCGACGCGTGGGTTGTCTTTGCCGGGCCTGACGTGGCCGGGAAGAGGAGCATGGCCGAGGCGCTGTCCAAGTCCGTCTTTGGCACGGGGGCGGCCACCGTGCGCCTCGGCTACCCGCAAGCCGGCGATGACGGTGGCGAGTCCGTCGTGTCGT is from Miscanthus floridulus cultivar M001 chromosome 7, ASM1932011v1, whole genome shotgun sequence and encodes:
- the LOC136463617 gene encoding G-type lectin S-receptor-like serine/threonine-protein kinase At1g11330; this encodes MEAVKRVCSLSRPPMAPLPAFFFLTVAAFAARDTILPGEGISGNETLVSRNGVFELGFFSSGTDLYHFLGVRIRNMPRNAGTPKFWFGHRVYISDLSSAALQLFGDRLYITEAGAYLWWSSVAGDDSDGDGPAPAPASAVAVLLDSGNLVVRDQANSSRVLWQSFDYPGDALLPGVRLGLDGDTGNDVSLTYTNTNWFSTSASASTSSLSVDQRRRNGFVLATDGWDVLRGTFPEWMVSSQDNGSSLLLLKNRPGAGMEEHLRLHLGQVSLRSWSSSAGCWVARWTFPSDCKSNAFFCGRFGACTSNGTCGCVHGFEPSKPSEWQRGYFVDGCSRSRPLRCTAEGDEGCRQADSFVLLDNLLGHPCNSQNDTAEGDEGCRQACLSKCYCVAYAYDDDSGCKLWYNYLYNVSFAAPRGYHSCKHAGAAAGGTAISAA